Proteins encoded within one genomic window of Citrobacter amalonaticus Y19:
- the arcC gene encoding carbamate kinase, which yields MRKKIVLALGGNALGDDLAGQMQAVKITAQAIVDLIAQGHEVIVTHGNGPQVGMINQAFEAAAKTEAHSPMLPMSVCVALSQGYIGYDLQNALREELLSRGMHKPVATLVTQVEVDANDPAFLNPTKPIGSFFTQQEAEQLEKQGYTLKEDAGRGYRRVVASPKPVDIIEKETVNALVEAGQVVITVGGGGIPVIREGNHLRGASAVIDKDWASARLAEMIDADMLIILTAVEKVAINFGKENEQWLDRLSLSDAERFISEGHFAKGSMLPKVEAAASFARSRPGREALITVLSKAKEGIEGKTGTVICQ from the coding sequence ATGAGGAAGAAAATTGTTCTCGCGCTGGGGGGTAACGCCCTGGGCGACGATCTGGCCGGACAGATGCAGGCCGTCAAAATCACGGCGCAGGCCATTGTGGATCTCATCGCGCAGGGTCATGAAGTTATCGTGACCCACGGTAATGGGCCGCAGGTAGGTATGATAAACCAGGCATTTGAAGCGGCGGCAAAAACAGAAGCGCACTCTCCCATGCTGCCGATGTCCGTCTGCGTGGCATTAAGCCAGGGCTATATCGGTTACGATCTGCAAAACGCGCTGCGCGAAGAATTACTCTCACGCGGGATGCACAAACCTGTCGCCACGCTGGTGACGCAGGTTGAGGTCGACGCCAACGATCCTGCGTTCCTGAATCCCACCAAACCCATCGGTTCATTCTTCACGCAGCAGGAAGCGGAACAGCTTGAGAAACAAGGTTATACGCTCAAAGAAGATGCGGGTCGCGGTTATCGTCGCGTCGTTGCTTCGCCTAAGCCAGTGGACATTATCGAAAAAGAGACCGTCAACGCGCTGGTTGAGGCCGGACAGGTGGTCATTACCGTGGGCGGAGGCGGAATCCCGGTGATTCGTGAGGGCAACCATCTGCGTGGCGCCAGCGCGGTGATCGACAAGGACTGGGCCAGCGCCCGCCTGGCAGAAATGATCGATGCGGATATGCTCATCATCCTGACGGCTGTCGAAAAAGTCGCGATTAACTTTGGCAAAGAAAATGAGCAATGGCTGGATCGTCTGTCGTTGAGTGACGCGGAACGCTTTATCAGCGAGGGGCATTTTGCCAAAGGTTCTATGCTGCCAAAAGTCGAGGCCGCGGCGTCGTTTGCCCGCTCCCGTCCCGGCCGGGAAGCCCTGATTACGGTGCTGAGTAAAGCGAAAGAAGGGATTGAAGGAAAAACCGGAACCGTAATCTGCCAGTAG
- the yqeC gene encoding selenium cofactor biosynthesis protein YqeC — MSISGHASLFFDLGAQKRPTVISVVGAGGKTSTLFWLARRFQLSGRRVFITTTTHMFLPDPPWPTLFCREPACLPYHTLMQPIITCFQSWKAPLGKASGFSPDAIDALARRAECDVVLVEADGARGMPLKAPDEHEPCIPESSCCVIAVMGGHLLGKSVGAELVHRWPQFAGITGLTEGSPLTLKALIRLVQHPQGAFKNAPPASRRVWFLNRFSQSENAIEERELIQPLSDGDVEAIWLGNAQETPAIARRFVR; from the coding sequence ATGAGTATATCGGGTCATGCTTCTTTATTCTTTGATTTAGGTGCACAGAAACGGCCTACGGTTATTTCGGTTGTCGGCGCGGGTGGGAAAACCAGTACCCTTTTCTGGCTCGCTCGCCGCTTTCAATTATCAGGTCGGCGGGTATTTATCACCACCACGACGCATATGTTTCTGCCTGATCCGCCCTGGCCAACCCTTTTCTGCCGGGAACCCGCTTGCTTGCCATATCACACCTTAATGCAACCCATCATAACCTGCTTTCAGTCATGGAAAGCGCCATTGGGAAAAGCGAGTGGCTTCTCGCCAGACGCCATAGATGCGCTGGCCAGGCGAGCGGAATGTGATGTGGTTCTCGTCGAGGCAGACGGTGCCCGCGGAATGCCGCTCAAAGCGCCAGATGAGCACGAACCTTGCATACCTGAAAGCAGTTGCTGCGTGATTGCCGTTATGGGTGGACACCTTCTGGGGAAAAGCGTAGGGGCAGAGCTGGTGCATCGCTGGCCGCAGTTCGCCGGGATTACTGGCCTGACGGAGGGATCCCCCTTAACGCTGAAGGCGCTTATCCGACTGGTTCAGCATCCACAGGGGGCATTCAAAAATGCCCCGCCTGCCAGTCGACGAGTCTGGTTTCTCAATCGTTTTTCTCAATCTGAGAATGCTATTGAGGAACGTGAGCTCATCCAGCCGTTGTCAGACGGTGATGTGGAGGCTATCTGGCTGGGAAATGCCCAAGAAACGCCTGCAATCGCGCGCAGATTTGTGAGATAG
- the mocA gene encoding molybdenum cofactor cytidylyltransferase, with the protein MPVVDCIITAAGLSSRMGKWKMMLPWHGGTILDASIKNALQFCNRVILVSGYRATEIHNRYANQPNIIITYNPDYAQGLFTSIKVGAAAVCSEYCFITHGDMPELNRDIFRKIWALRNESAIIPCYQGQPGHPILLSKKCLLQAISQPNVSSMRQALLRGKHNTIEMNDSRITLDIDTPEDFINVQSRYK; encoded by the coding sequence ATGCCTGTGGTCGACTGTATAATTACTGCTGCTGGGTTATCATCCAGAATGGGAAAATGGAAAATGATGTTACCCTGGCATGGGGGAACAATTCTTGATGCAAGTATCAAAAACGCGCTGCAATTTTGCAACAGAGTGATATTAGTTTCCGGTTATCGCGCAACGGAGATACATAATCGCTATGCGAATCAGCCCAATATTATTATTACGTACAATCCGGATTACGCGCAGGGCTTATTTACGTCAATTAAGGTCGGCGCAGCCGCTGTGTGCAGTGAATACTGCTTCATTACCCACGGTGATATGCCAGAACTGAACCGCGATATCTTTCGTAAAATCTGGGCGTTACGCAACGAGAGCGCCATTATCCCCTGCTATCAGGGTCAGCCGGGGCATCCCATTTTACTCTCTAAAAAATGCCTCTTGCAGGCCATATCACAACCGAATGTCAGCAGCATGCGTCAGGCATTGCTGCGCGGAAAACATAATACCATTGAAATGAACGATTCCCGTATCACTCTGGATATTGATACTCCAGAGGATTTTATCAACGTGCAGAGTCGATACAAATAA
- the yqeB gene encoding selenium-dependent molybdenum cofactor biosynthesis protein YqeB, whose amino-acid sequence MNIFTEAAKLEEQNRPFALAQIVDSRGSTPRHSAQMLVHQDGSIVGTIGGGMVERKVIDEALLALQERKPRMFHGRMARNGADAVGSDCGGAMSVFISVHGLRPRLVLIGGGHVNRAIAQSAALLGFDIAVADVYRESVNPDAFPPSVQLLHVDSFSAAVDALEIRPDNFVLIATNNQDREALDKLIEQPVAWLGLLASRRKVQLFMRQLREKGVGEEHIARLHAPVGYNIGAETPQEIAISVLAEILQVKNNAPGGLMMRAAHPSGHQRVVIRGAGDIASGVALRLFHAGFKVIMLEVEKPTVIRRSVAFAQAVFDGEMIVEGVTARLATSSAEAAALAERGFIPILVDPAGSLIDALKPICVVDAILAKQNLGTRKEMAPVTLALGPGFTAGEDCHAVIETNRGHWLGQVIYAGCAQENTGIPGNIMGHTARRVIRAPAAGIMRARVKLGDLVEEGEVIAWIGEHEIKAPLSGMVRGLLSDGLAVVGGFKIGDIDPRGETADFTSVSDKARAIGGGVLEALMMLMHQGVTSTNEVLEVA is encoded by the coding sequence ATGAATATTTTCACAGAGGCTGCAAAACTTGAAGAGCAAAACCGCCCCTTTGCGCTGGCGCAGATTGTCGATAGCCGGGGTTCCACGCCCCGCCATTCGGCACAGATGCTGGTGCATCAGGATGGGTCTATCGTCGGGACTATCGGCGGGGGCATGGTGGAGCGCAAGGTGATCGATGAGGCGCTGCTGGCGTTACAGGAGAGAAAGCCGCGCATGTTCCATGGCCGGATGGCCCGCAACGGTGCCGATGCCGTCGGCTCGGATTGCGGCGGCGCGATGTCGGTCTTTATTAGCGTCCACGGCCTGCGTCCACGACTGGTGTTAATCGGTGGCGGACATGTGAACCGGGCGATTGCGCAGAGTGCGGCGCTGTTAGGGTTTGATATCGCCGTGGCGGATGTTTATCGCGAGAGCGTCAATCCGGACGCGTTCCCCCCTTCGGTACAACTGTTACATGTCGATTCTTTTTCCGCAGCGGTAGATGCGCTGGAGATCCGTCCAGACAACTTTGTGCTCATCGCGACGAATAATCAGGATCGGGAAGCGCTGGATAAATTGATCGAACAGCCCGTCGCGTGGTTGGGTCTGCTGGCGAGCCGTCGAAAAGTGCAGTTGTTCATGCGTCAGTTACGGGAAAAGGGCGTCGGTGAGGAGCACATTGCTCGTCTGCATGCGCCTGTTGGTTACAACATTGGTGCGGAAACGCCGCAGGAAATTGCGATCAGCGTGCTGGCGGAGATCCTACAGGTTAAAAACAATGCCCCGGGCGGACTGATGATGCGAGCCGCACACCCATCCGGTCATCAACGCGTGGTGATCCGCGGCGCGGGGGATATTGCCAGCGGCGTGGCGCTGCGTCTGTTCCATGCTGGTTTTAAAGTGATCATGCTTGAAGTGGAGAAACCGACCGTCATTCGCCGCAGCGTGGCGTTCGCGCAGGCGGTCTTTGATGGTGAAATGATCGTGGAAGGCGTGACGGCCCGGTTGGCCACCTCATCAGCAGAGGCGGCGGCGTTAGCCGAACGCGGCTTCATTCCCATTCTGGTTGATCCCGCCGGTTCGCTGATTGACGCACTGAAACCCATCTGCGTGGTGGATGCTATCCTGGCAAAACAGAATCTGGGCACGCGCAAAGAGATGGCTCCCGTGACCCTTGCGTTGGGGCCGGGATTTACTGCGGGTGAAGACTGCCATGCGGTGATTGAAACGAATCGCGGACACTGGCTGGGACAGGTGATTTACGCCGGTTGTGCGCAGGAAAATACCGGTATTCCTGGCAATATCATGGGGCATACCGCACGACGGGTGATCCGTGCGCCTGCCGCAGGCATTATGCGTGCCAGAGTGAAATTAGGCGATCTGGTGGAAGAGGGAGAGGTGATAGCCTGGATTGGGGAGCACGAAATCAAAGCGCCGCTGTCGGGTATGGTGCGCGGTCTGTTAAGCGATGGGCTGGCGGTGGTGGGCGGCTTTAAGATTGGCGATATCGATCCCCGTGGCGAGACAGCCGATTTTACCAGCGTCTCCGATAAGGCAAGAGCGATAGGCGGCGGTGTACTGGAAGCGCTAATGATGCTGATGCATCAGGGTGTGACGTCAACGAATGAGGTACTTGAAGTGGCGTAG